In one window of Arachis ipaensis cultivar K30076 chromosome B06, Araip1.1, whole genome shotgun sequence DNA:
- the LOC107604977 gene encoding uncharacterized protein LOC107604977, whose product MEPLRVPYNLRSRDRVANYSDSTPRRSKRGKVSTGSIVPEDPHGKEERIPNSERSTRRNAPEHPRSKGKKVFKCSHQSKKLEDVFPYPLVAMQHYNKNRKEKEQYKVSQRCEDMRFYVRKIGFIRLLHFKAQPILGNSPTRHFYALVHQKPNRDTHVSYCEPHPDPPKSGGPSVAKIVPLCCNICSLGSAEEIKAKSRELRKKSEARKLAGGEDSDSDYYDGYSDPNSGSKNAFCSGYSNRNSTSEPSLLYAPGRTFGGKWFKD is encoded by the exons ATGGAACCATTGCGAGTGCCGTACAATCTTAGATCTCGTGATCGTGTAGCTAACTACAGTGATTCGACACCTCGCAG ATCAAAGCGTGGTAAGGTCTCCACTGGAAGCATTGTACCGGAAGATCCTCATGGTAAAGAGGAAAGAAT ACCAAACTCTGAGCGCTCCACCAGAAGGAATGCGCCTGAACATCCTCGTAGTAAAGGGAAAAAAGT ATTTAAGTGTTCACACCAAAGCAAGAAGCTCGAGGATGTGTTTCCTTATCCATTAGTGGCAATGCAACATTACAACAAAAATCGAAAGGAg AAAGAACAATACAAGGTTTCTCAACGCTGTGAGGACATGCGTTTTTATGTAAGGAAGATTGGTTTTATTCGATTATTGCACTTTAAGGCTCAGCCAATACTTGGAAATTCTCCTACTAGGCATTTTTATGCCCTAGTTCATCAAAAGCCTAATCGGGATACTCACGTGTCTTACTGTGAACCTCATCCGGATCCTCCAAAATCTG GTGGTCCTTCGGTTGCCAAAATCGTTCCTTTGTGCTGCAATATTTGTAGTCTTGGCAGTGCTGAAGAAATAAAGGCAAAATCAAGGGAATTGAG GAAAAAATCAGAAGCTCGAAAACTTGCAGGTGGAGAAGACTCAGATTCAGACTACTACGA TGGTTACTCAGACCCAAATTCTGGTTCTAAAAATGCTTTCTGCAGTGGTTACTCAAACAGAAATTCTACTTCTGAACCCTCTCTACTCTATGCCCCAGGGCGTACCTTTGGTGGAAAATGGTTTAAGGACTAG